The Arachis hypogaea cultivar Tifrunner chromosome 14, arahy.Tifrunner.gnm2.J5K5, whole genome shotgun sequence genome has a segment encoding these proteins:
- the LOC112743837 gene encoding uncharacterized protein isoform X2: MLCALYSQNPLPLSQQPAPPTPNLREPLPSTISLRRRTPSSHHLPVPPNPSRVSVFHTAPPNPSSQHLLADSTSQHHRRGASTTPAATHSIVSGLAETRIAPATQPPSQVRYGASNSDFMHSVEKSSYEQLWRTYQTAGYKNKK, from the exons ATGCTTTGCGCTCTCTACTCTCAAAACCCACTCCCACTCTCGCAACAGCCAGCACCTCCCACTCCCAACCTGCGTGAACCCCTTCCTTCCACCATCTCCCTGCGCCGACGAACCCCTTCCTCTCACCACCTCCCAGTGCCGCCGAACCCTTCCAGAGTTTCAGTCTTTCACACAGCACCGCCGAACCCTTCATCCCAGCACCTCCTCGCAGACAGCACCAGCCAACACCATCGTCGCGGAGCCAGCACCACCCCCGCCGCCACCCACAGCATCGTTTCTGGCCTCGCGGAGACGCGGATAGCACCTGCCACCCAGCCACCGAGTCAAGTCAGATATGGAGCCTCCAATTCAG ATTTTATGCATTCAGTTGAAAAGAGTTCATATGAACAACTTTGGAGAACCTATCAAACTGCAG gatacaaaaataaaaaatag
- the LOC112743837 gene encoding uncharacterized protein isoform X1, with amino-acid sequence MLCALYSQNPLPLSQQPAPPTPNLREPLPSTISLRRRTPSSHHLPVPPNPSRVSVFHTAPPNPSSQHLLADSTSQHHRRGASTTPAATHSIVSGLAETRIAPATQPPSQVRYGASNSDFMHSVEKSSYEQLWRTYQTAEIYRIQK; translated from the exons ATGCTTTGCGCTCTCTACTCTCAAAACCCACTCCCACTCTCGCAACAGCCAGCACCTCCCACTCCCAACCTGCGTGAACCCCTTCCTTCCACCATCTCCCTGCGCCGACGAACCCCTTCCTCTCACCACCTCCCAGTGCCGCCGAACCCTTCCAGAGTTTCAGTCTTTCACACAGCACCGCCGAACCCTTCATCCCAGCACCTCCTCGCAGACAGCACCAGCCAACACCATCGTCGCGGAGCCAGCACCACCCCCGCCGCCACCCACAGCATCGTTTCTGGCCTCGCGGAGACGCGGATAGCACCTGCCACCCAGCCACCGAGTCAAGTCAGATATGGAGCCTCCAATTCAG ATTTTATGCATTCAGTTGAAAAGAGTTCATATGAACAACTTTGGAGAACCTATCAAACTGCAG AAATTTACaggatacaaaaataa